A region of Candidatus Bathyarchaeia archaeon DNA encodes the following proteins:
- a CDS encoding M28 family peptidase, translated as MDINGILNFVSSPDFTANVMEHVKIFSGMGSRVTGQEGCFKAAKYIASKFEEYGLKPGGDEGYFEFFNVTVPIDQDVKIVIPQTGITIRAYALWPNGIQSCYTPPEGIEGTLIYFKDGSLEEISDTLRELKIEDLSDIVALMEFNTREDWLNLAKFKVKAIIFLEPEYTNRIEAETKFTITPLLIPRIYVPKNSSYILFDNVQKRVKIYSDMKYTNVKSVNVIGIVEGTKYKNDVLIVSSYFDSWSAVPRLSPGADEATGIAVLLELARFFSVNKPLRTIWFVAFSGHWQALRGSRCFAEKHYFAPEVQNDTVKTWVHFNLDFSTDSDTVAWVPYGSMWIHDKLAGLFDYMFTFIMGDVYNSLTRAGFNVSRHVDSHEMPNMQTYFIHDAEPSVVAGIAGFSFRTSRSMRLQWGTPFDTIDKVNFKNIVPQAAFASSCIYMTSNVESLGLKWGIDNVKPVRRYMRSGGGYPGRKGYAGIYGDVVRFDPETRWYTSEDLENYDIILDIVISPSRYNPFTHTIIKLDGDSSLSFKVEGIGTDYIFPETGYGAHYVGAGEPGVPAVRVYAYAINRTTGEIEWAPDMGIWAWPQNLGFTTDREDGWKDVRVSLFKCETAVITDIIDPLKFEEPWVNVNWRLSTFDRFSRTSDMATRYMPTINLEVTDFNTHGSFLQWGTLTPQETGEPFALIFLPAGSKFEVILRSGGGIVGALINASKDYPEGVGFKIEHDEKLYISLPFQVANDLFWLNEKRFSIVANYKSYSLWALTAYQRSQKYYDLMSKAYDEKDYSSVLGLSILAWSWSIKAYQELVNLINGLTYTFIFFSSLLIPFAFLVERLLVQSEGLKRLMWLIMFYAISFIILSLFHPGFEIALSTPLAVMAFVQIALSIITLSLLTGITGGYLKEIRTKVRGLHFAEISRTGAILLAASLGIQQMRRRKLRTALTLITVSIVAFTLVLLTSVTGGMSIKRAATLEGASYDGALINSNLGIEYVGGKVVDIAKALIKGSDFTIIRRAWVYPPPFSNWGTNVRQFWVLRSGEKTTQIYALLGLEPSEAYITNIDKILTENSRFFVEGDLYSCIVSKSVKNKLGLEIGSKVYISGIPLTVVGVFDDELFSLVKDLDGTVLSPIDFTRIRIELAGSPLTPEMMKLMSLSYRTASEFMLIVPYKLAREIFGAPVYSIAIRAPKEKLMAVVEELPLIQYALTSFLGDTSEETTSLYSASILIASRGWENVAFPVFIAFLMILNLMLGATYERIKELTTLGTIGLSPIHIAGLLIVEGLLYGVIGTVLGYIPGIIGCRMLLSLGMVPEGFVPGFASAYILIVSGLIVAMLLAATIYPASQASKMVTPSIIRRFKFSAGRALGDTLEVSLPFFATEEDVYALLGYMAEYLDACRVEGVGPFITMAPSRFTSEISGFTKRLILESTVRLPPYDANITQITRIIASSELGINRYTTSLLIKLLSGSSDMWRKSVGTFVGELRNQLLLWRTLSGEEKAKYMKIGESIKKSFEGEENES; from the coding sequence ATGGATATAAATGGTATTCTCAATTTTGTAAGCTCCCCGGATTTCACAGCTAATGTCATGGAACATGTTAAAATTTTTTCCGGGATGGGTTCTCGTGTCACAGGTCAGGAGGGCTGCTTTAAGGCAGCTAAATATATAGCCAGCAAGTTCGAGGAATATGGGCTTAAGCCTGGAGGAGATGAAGGTTATTTTGAATTCTTTAATGTTACAGTTCCCATAGATCAGGACGTTAAGATCGTTATTCCTCAAACTGGCATTACAATTAGGGCGTATGCGCTATGGCCCAACGGTATACAATCATGCTATACCCCTCCTGAAGGCATCGAGGGCACACTAATATATTTTAAAGATGGTTCTTTAGAGGAAATTTCAGATACGCTCCGTGAACTTAAAATCGAAGATTTAAGCGATATTGTAGCCTTAATGGAGTTTAATACTCGTGAAGATTGGCTTAATCTTGCTAAATTCAAGGTTAAAGCCATAATATTTTTGGAGCCTGAATACACGAACCGGATTGAAGCCGAGACCAAATTCACTATAACTCCGCTATTAATTCCGCGAATTTATGTTCCTAAAAACTCTTCTTACATACTCTTCGATAATGTTCAGAAAAGAGTTAAAATATACTCTGACATGAAGTATACTAACGTTAAATCCGTAAACGTGATCGGAATAGTCGAGGGAACAAAATATAAGAACGATGTGCTGATAGTGTCATCGTACTTCGATTCGTGGTCAGCTGTTCCTAGACTTTCTCCCGGAGCTGACGAGGCTACTGGAATAGCGGTTCTTCTAGAGCTGGCACGCTTCTTCAGCGTCAACAAACCCCTAAGAACAATATGGTTTGTAGCATTCTCCGGCCATTGGCAGGCCTTAAGAGGATCAAGGTGCTTTGCGGAGAAACACTATTTTGCTCCTGAAGTTCAGAATGACACAGTTAAAACATGGGTGCACTTTAACTTAGATTTCTCTACAGATAGCGATACTGTTGCTTGGGTTCCCTACGGCTCCATGTGGATTCATGACAAGCTAGCTGGATTATTCGATTATATGTTCACATTCATAATGGGCGACGTATATAACTCTCTTACAAGAGCAGGGTTTAATGTTAGTAGGCATGTTGATAGCCACGAGATGCCTAACATGCAAACATATTTTATCCATGACGCCGAACCATCCGTGGTCGCAGGAATAGCTGGCTTTAGCTTTAGAACCTCAAGAAGCATGCGCTTGCAATGGGGAACCCCCTTTGACACAATAGATAAAGTTAATTTCAAGAATATTGTACCACAAGCAGCGTTCGCATCATCCTGCATATACATGACATCTAACGTGGAAAGTCTCGGTTTAAAGTGGGGAATCGATAATGTTAAGCCCGTTAGAAGGTATATGAGATCCGGAGGAGGTTATCCGGGTAGAAAGGGCTACGCTGGAATATACGGCGATGTGGTGAGATTTGACCCAGAGACCCGATGGTATACTTCTGAAGACCTTGAGAACTATGACATAATTCTGGACATAGTTATCTCCCCGAGCCGCTATAATCCATTCACCCACACGATCATTAAACTCGACGGTGACTCTAGCCTTAGCTTCAAAGTGGAGGGTATAGGGACAGATTATATTTTTCCAGAAACAGGTTATGGTGCACATTACGTGGGTGCTGGTGAACCCGGTGTTCCAGCGGTAAGAGTATACGCCTATGCTATAAATAGGACAACTGGCGAGATAGAATGGGCCCCAGACATGGGTATATGGGCTTGGCCGCAGAATCTAGGATTTACTACTGATAGAGAGGATGGATGGAAAGATGTAAGGGTTTCTCTATTCAAGTGCGAGACAGCTGTTATAACGGATATAATTGATCCGCTGAAATTCGAAGAACCGTGGGTTAACGTTAATTGGCGCCTTTCAACATTTGACAGGTTCTCTAGAACCAGCGACATGGCTACCAGATATATGCCGACCATTAACCTTGAAGTTACAGACTTCAATACCCACGGATCCTTCCTTCAATGGGGCACATTAACTCCTCAAGAGACTGGAGAACCCTTCGCATTAATTTTCTTGCCAGCTGGTTCCAAGTTTGAGGTTATCCTGAGGTCTGGGGGCGGTATAGTAGGCGCTTTAATAAACGCAAGCAAAGATTACCCTGAAGGTGTGGGCTTCAAGATAGAGCATGACGAAAAATTATACATATCTTTGCCTTTCCAAGTAGCTAACGATTTATTCTGGCTTAATGAAAAGAGGTTCAGTATAGTTGCTAACTACAAATCTTACAGTTTATGGGCCTTAACGGCATATCAGAGAAGCCAGAAATACTATGATCTCATGAGTAAAGCCTATGATGAGAAAGATTACTCATCGGTTTTAGGGCTATCTATACTGGCGTGGAGCTGGAGCATTAAAGCCTATCAAGAACTAGTTAACTTGATAAATGGGTTGACCTACACATTCATTTTCTTCTCTTCTCTACTAATACCTTTTGCTTTCCTAGTTGAAAGATTACTAGTCCAATCCGAGGGTCTAAAAAGACTTATGTGGCTCATCATGTTTTACGCCATATCCTTCATAATCCTAAGCCTCTTCCATCCAGGATTTGAGATAGCTCTAAGCACCCCCCTCGCAGTTATGGCTTTCGTGCAAATTGCGCTGTCTATCATAACTTTATCCCTACTGACAGGTATTACTGGCGGCTATCTTAAGGAGATTAGAACGAAAGTCAGAGGCTTACATTTCGCTGAGATAAGCAGAACCGGTGCAATACTTTTAGCGGCTTCCCTAGGCATACAGCAGATGAGAAGAAGAAAGCTTAGAACCGCTCTAACACTCATAACGGTAAGTATAGTGGCTTTCACCTTAGTTCTGTTAACCTCGGTTACCGGTGGCATGTCTATAAAAAGAGCTGCCACGCTAGAAGGCGCGAGCTACGATGGGGCTTTAATAAACTCAAACTTAGGGATAGAGTATGTTGGCGGTAAAGTTGTCGATATCGCAAAAGCCCTTATTAAAGGCAGTGACTTCACGATAATAAGAAGGGCATGGGTCTATCCACCACCCTTCTCAAATTGGGGCACAAATGTAAGGCAGTTCTGGGTTCTGCGGAGTGGTGAGAAAACCACACAAATATACGCGCTACTTGGTTTAGAGCCTAGCGAGGCATATATCACAAATATTGACAAAATACTTACAGAGAACAGTAGATTCTTTGTTGAGGGAGACTTATACTCCTGTATAGTGAGCAAGAGCGTCAAAAATAAACTTGGGTTAGAGATCGGCTCTAAGGTCTACATATCCGGCATACCGCTTACTGTAGTAGGAGTATTCGACGATGAACTCTTTAGTCTCGTTAAGGATCTTGATGGCACTGTTTTGTCGCCTATAGATTTCACCCGTATTAGAATAGAGCTGGCGGGTTCCCCATTAACGCCCGAAATGATGAAACTGATGTCTCTGAGCTATCGCACAGCCTCAGAGTTTATGCTGATAGTTCCATATAAACTCGCTAGAGAAATATTTGGTGCGCCTGTTTACTCTATTGCCATTAGAGCTCCCAAAGAAAAGTTGATGGCTGTAGTTGAAGAACTGCCCCTAATACAGTATGCATTAACAAGTTTCTTAGGAGACACAAGTGAGGAGACAACGAGCTTATACTCCGCTTCCATTCTCATAGCTTCCAGAGGCTGGGAAAACGTAGCTTTCCCCGTTTTCATCGCTTTCCTAATGATACTAAACCTTATGCTCGGAGCAACTTACGAGCGCATAAAAGAATTAACTACATTAGGCACAATAGGTTTAAGCCCAATACATATAGCTGGTCTCTTAATCGTTGAAGGGCTACTATATGGAGTAATAGGGACAGTTTTAGGCTATATACCTGGCATAATAGGATGCCGCATGCTCCTATCCCTAGGCATGGTGCCTGAAGGGTTTGTACCGGGATTCGCATCAGCATACATATTGATCGTTTCCGGCTTAATCGTCGCAATGCTGCTGGCAGCCACAATATATCCGGCTTCCCAAGCCTCCAAGATGGTTACCCCGAGCATCATAAGGAGATTTAAGTTTTCGGCTGGTAGGGCGCTCGGAGATACTCTGGAGGTTTCGCTACCGTTCTTCGCAACCGAAGAAGACGTATACGCGCTACTAGGATACATGGCTGAGTATCTGGACGCCTGTCGGGTCGAAGGCGTAGGTCCATTTATAACGATGGCTCCATCAAGATTTACATCTGAAATTTCAGGTTTCACTAAGAGATTAATACTTGAGAGCACCGTTAGGCTGCCACCTTACGACGCTAACATAACACAGATCACTAGAATCATAGCTTCCTCTGAGCTAGGGATAAACCGCTATACTACATCCCTCCTGATTAAGCTTCTTTCAGGCTCATCGGATATGTGGAGGAAATCAGTTGGAACTTTTGTTGGAGAGCTGCGTAACCAGCTCCTCCTCTGGAGGACTCTTTCAGGTGAGGAGAAAGCCAAGTATATGAAGATTGGTGAATCCATTAAAAAGAGCTTTGAAGGTGAGGAAAATGAGTCTTGA